A single Pseudomonas putida DNA region contains:
- a CDS encoding aspartate aminotransferase family protein encodes MSVKNPQTREWQTLSGEHHLAPFSDYKQLKEKGPRIITKAQGVHLWDSEGNKILDGMAGLWCVAVGYGREELVQAAEKQMRELPYYNLFFQTAHPPALELAKAITDVAPEGMTHVFFTGSGSEGNDTVLRMVRHYWALKGKPHKQTIIGRINGYHGSTFAGACLGGMSGMHEQGGLPIPGIVHIPQPYWFGEGGDMSPDEFGVWAAEQLEKKILEVGEDNVAAFIAEPIQGAGGVIIPPETYWPKIKEILAKYDILFVADEVICGFGRTGEWFGSDYYDLKPDLMTIAKGLTSGYIPMGGVIVRDKVAKVISEGGDFNHGFTYSGHPVAAAVGLENLRILRDEKIVEKARTEVAPYLQKRLRELQDHPLVGEVRGLGLLGAIELVKDKATRSRYEGKGVGMVCRNFCFENGLIMRAVGDTMIIAPPLVITHAEVDELVEKARKCLDLTLEAIR; translated from the coding sequence ATGAGCGTCAAAAACCCGCAAACCCGTGAATGGCAAACCCTGAGCGGCGAGCACCACCTTGCACCTTTCAGTGACTACAAGCAGCTGAAGGAGAAGGGGCCGCGCATCATTACCAAGGCGCAGGGCGTGCATTTGTGGGACAGCGAGGGGAACAAGATCCTCGACGGCATGGCCGGCCTGTGGTGCGTGGCGGTCGGTTATGGCCGTGAAGAGCTGGTGCAGGCTGCCGAAAAGCAGATGCGCGAGCTGCCGTACTACAACCTGTTCTTCCAGACTGCCCACCCGCCTGCACTGGAGCTGGCCAAGGCCATCACCGACGTGGCGCCCGAGGGCATGACTCATGTGTTCTTCACCGGCTCCGGTTCCGAAGGCAATGACACCGTGCTGCGCATGGTTCGCCATTACTGGGCGTTGAAGGGCAAGCCGCACAAGCAGACCATCATCGGCCGCATCAACGGCTACCACGGCTCCACTTTCGCGGGTGCATGCCTGGGCGGCATGAGCGGCATGCACGAGCAGGGCGGCCTGCCGATCCCGGGCATCGTGCACATCCCGCAGCCGTACTGGTTCGGTGAGGGCGGCGACATGAGCCCCGACGAGTTCGGTGTGTGGGCAGCCGAGCAGCTTGAGAAGAAAATTCTGGAAGTCGGCGAAGACAACGTCGCCGCCTTCATTGCCGAGCCGATCCAGGGCGCCGGCGGCGTGATCATTCCGCCAGAGACCTACTGGCCGAAGATCAAGGAGATCCTGGCGAAGTACGACATCCTGTTCGTTGCTGACGAAGTGATCTGTGGCTTCGGCCGCACCGGCGAGTGGTTCGGCTCCGACTACTACGACCTCAAGCCCGACCTGATGACCATTGCCAAGGGCCTTACCTCCGGTTACATCCCCATGGGCGGTGTGATCGTGCGTGACAAGGTGGCCAAGGTGATCAGCGAAGGTGGCGACTTCAACCACGGCTTCACCTATTCAGGCCACCCCGTGGCGGCCGCGGTGGGCCTGGAAAACCTGCGCATCCTGCGCGATGAGAAGATCGTCGAGAAGGCGCGCACGGAAGTGGCACCCTACTTGCAGAAACGTCTGCGTGAGCTGCAGGACCACCCGCTGGTGGGCGAAGTACGCGGCCTGGGCCTGCTCGGTGCAATCGAGCTGGTCAAGGACAAGGCCACCCGCAGCCGTTACGAAGGCAAGGGTGTGGGCATGGTATGCCGTAACTTCTGCTTCGAAAACGGCCTGATCATGCGTGCGGTGGGCGACACCATGATCATCGCCCCGCCGCTGGTGATCACCCACGCCGAGGTGGATGAGCTGGTGGAAAAGGCTCGCAAATGCCTCGATTTGACCCTTGAGGCGATTCGATAA